The Salegentibacter mishustinae genome includes a window with the following:
- a CDS encoding anhydro-N-acetylmuramic acid kinase, producing the protein MKKANYKVIGVMSGTSLDGIDLVYVNFDFKNSWSYKILKAETIPYPLNWQETLAEAINYSEERLEELNKKYTNFLAGIISRFIETHQIKNIDAVCSHGHTIKHEPENNYTLQIGNLPELAYLSGQTVICDFRVQDVELGGQGAPLVPIGDQLLFSDYKYCVNLGGFANISTEKDNKRLAYDICAVNTVINYYAQKLGKEFDEGGKLAASGEVNKDLLKELNKLPFYTQKPPKSLGIEWVKSTVFPILEKYEDNIPDILHTYTLHVAQQIAKTLDDDPETKVLMTGGGTFNNFLLRLLKTESKCHFTIPSDEIINYKEALIFGLLGVLKLRDEVNVLTSVTGAKKDHSSGVIYEI; encoded by the coding sequence ATGAAAAAAGCAAACTATAAGGTTATTGGTGTAATGTCAGGAACTTCCTTAGATGGCATCGATCTGGTCTATGTTAATTTTGATTTTAAAAACTCCTGGAGTTATAAGATACTAAAGGCTGAAACCATCCCGTACCCTTTAAACTGGCAGGAGACTTTGGCCGAGGCAATTAATTATTCTGAGGAACGATTGGAAGAATTGAATAAGAAATACACCAATTTTCTGGCCGGGATTATTTCCCGTTTTATTGAAACTCACCAAATAAAAAATATAGATGCAGTTTGTAGTCACGGCCATACCATTAAACACGAGCCTGAAAATAACTATACGCTGCAAATTGGTAATTTGCCTGAACTGGCTTATCTCTCGGGCCAAACCGTGATTTGTGATTTCAGAGTGCAAGATGTAGAATTGGGCGGTCAGGGTGCGCCATTGGTACCTATTGGAGATCAATTGCTTTTTTCAGACTATAAATATTGCGTGAACTTAGGCGGATTTGCAAATATTTCTACCGAAAAAGATAACAAACGCCTGGCCTATGATATCTGTGCCGTAAACACCGTAATAAATTATTATGCTCAAAAATTAGGAAAAGAATTTGATGAAGGCGGGAAATTAGCGGCTTCCGGAGAAGTAAATAAAGATTTGCTCAAGGAGTTAAATAAGCTCCCTTTTTATACTCAAAAACCACCTAAATCTTTGGGAATAGAGTGGGTGAAGTCTACAGTTTTTCCAATCCTGGAGAAATATGAAGATAATATTCCAGATATTCTACACACCTATACCCTGCACGTAGCCCAGCAAATCGCTAAAACTTTAGACGATGATCCTGAAACTAAAGTATTAATGACTGGCGGTGGAACATTTAATAATTTTCTATTGCGTCTTTTGAAAACGGAATCTAAATGTCATTTTACGATTCCTTCAGATGAAATTATTAATTATAAAGAAGCTCTGATTTTCGGTTTACTGGGAGTTTTAAAACTTCGAGATGAGGTAAATGTATTAACATCTGTTACCGGCGCTAAAAAAGATCATTCTTCCGGAGTTATTTATGAGATCTAA
- a CDS encoding acyl-CoA dehydrogenase, protein MDFKLTEEHIMIRDAARDFAKTELLPGVIERDEKQEFPKELVKKMGDLGFLGMMASPEYGGGGMDTISYILVMEELSKIDASASVMVSVNNSLVCWGLDTYGSEEQKKKYLSKLTTGEKLGAFCLSEPEAGSDATSQRTTAIDKGDHYVLNGTKNWITNGSSADYYLVIAQTDREKKHKGINAFIVEKGVEGFEIGPKEQKMGIRGSDTHSLNFNDVKVPKENRIGEDGFGFKFAMKTLSGGRIGIAAQALGIASGAYELALDYSKQRKAFGTEICNHQAIAFKLADMYTSIEASRHMVMRAAWDKDQGQNYDLTGAMAKVYASKTAMDVTTEAVQVHGGNGYVKEYHVERLMRDAKITQIYEGTSEIQKIVISRGILRD, encoded by the coding sequence ATGGATTTCAAACTTACAGAAGAACATATAATGATTCGCGATGCCGCGCGTGATTTTGCAAAAACAGAATTACTGCCCGGTGTGATAGAGAGAGATGAGAAACAGGAATTCCCAAAAGAGCTGGTAAAGAAAATGGGAGATCTTGGTTTTCTTGGAATGATGGCTTCTCCAGAATACGGTGGAGGCGGAATGGATACCATTTCTTACATATTAGTAATGGAAGAGCTTTCTAAAATAGATGCGTCTGCATCTGTGATGGTATCGGTGAACAACTCGTTGGTATGCTGGGGACTGGACACCTACGGAAGCGAAGAACAAAAGAAAAAATATTTATCTAAGCTTACTACGGGTGAGAAACTCGGTGCCTTCTGTCTTTCAGAACCTGAAGCAGGAAGTGATGCGACTTCACAACGCACTACCGCTATAGATAAAGGTGACCATTATGTTCTTAACGGAACCAAAAACTGGATCACTAACGGTAGCTCTGCCGATTATTATTTAGTGATCGCCCAAACCGACCGTGAGAAAAAGCATAAAGGAATTAATGCCTTTATTGTAGAAAAAGGAGTAGAAGGTTTCGAAATAGGCCCTAAAGAACAAAAAATGGGAATTCGCGGAAGCGATACACATTCATTAAATTTTAATGATGTAAAAGTTCCAAAAGAGAATAGAATTGGTGAGGATGGTTTCGGATTTAAATTCGCCATGAAAACACTTTCTGGTGGAAGAATTGGAATCGCTGCCCAGGCATTAGGTATAGCTTCGGGAGCTTACGAGTTGGCTTTAGATTATTCTAAACAACGCAAAGCTTTTGGCACCGAAATTTGTAACCACCAGGCAATCGCTTTTAAACTTGCCGATATGTATACTTCCATTGAAGCTTCAAGACATATGGTTATGAGAGCAGCCTGGGATAAAGACCAGGGCCAGAATTATGACCTTACCGGAGCAATGGCGAAAGTATACGCTTCAAAAACTGCAATGGATGTTACCACGGAAGCTGTACAGGTACACGGTGGTAATGGCTATGTAAAAGAATACCACGTAGAACGTTTAATGCGTGATGCTAAAATCACCCAGATTTACGAAGGAACTTCAGAAATTCAAAAAATCGTAATCTCCAGAGGGATTTTAAGAGACTAG
- the gltB gene encoding glutamate synthase large subunit has translation MKLKKQGLYSPEFEHDNCGAGFICNLKGKRTNDIIHKALDILIRLEHRGAVSADGKTGDGAGILIEIPHDFFKKTCEFKLPDFKEYAVGMVFLPQSKNQQKICREIFEEEIIGQGLNLIGWREVPVNRACLGSIASLSEPNAQQVFIGKGDDVSAESFNAKLFAARKIAEHRIEKSELSESEYFYLPSLSTNTIIYKGLLMPQDINVYYRDLNEPDVVTKLALVHQRFSTNTFPTWDLAQPFRYMCHNGEINTLRGNLSRMKAREELFESEKFGEDLKEIIPIVPEGKSDSASMDMVLELLLQTGRSLPEAIMMMVPEAWEKNPSMQDEKKAFYEYNSCIMEPWDGPASIPFTDGNYIGALLDRNGLRPSRYTLTKDGYVIMSSETGVLEIQPENVERHGRLEPGRMFLVDMNEGRIIEDKEVKQKIISERPYRKWLDENLLNLSEVPYTGNKTPVENIDINTRQKLFGYTQEDIKTIITPMATQGKEAIGSMGADIPLAVLSDKSQLLFNYFKQLFAQVTNPPLDGIREEIVTDISLSIGEDRNLFDIIPEQSKKLRIQNPVISNEDLDKIKYIEHPDFKTASISILYEVEKGLNGLEARLDEIIYEINDAVDDGCNVIILTDRNSDSKLAPIPSLLACSFVHHRVKKYNRRSSFGIVIESAEPREPHHFALLFGYGASAINPYMVNEIIYNLVEEKEIEVEDPEVAVENFNVAIGKGIVKIMNKIGISTLHSYRGAQIFEILGLNQKFVDKYFTNTPTRIEGIGLYEIEKEIQKRFDNAFAPKKTDTDLDLEIGGDYRWRRTGERHMFNPASVAKLQQAVKQNSTKAYEEYSKLINDQSERLMTLRGMFKFRDLNPIPVEEVEPWTEIVKRFKTGAMSFGSISKEAHENLAVAMNRMQGKSNSGEGGEDPQRFHKDLDGNWRNSAIKQVASGRFGVSINYLSNAKEIQIKMAQGAKPGEGGQLPGPKVNPDIAKTRNSTPYVGLISPPPHHDIYSIEDLAQLIFDLKNANREARINVKLVSKVGVGTIAAGVAKAKADVVLISGYDGGTGASPLTSLRHAGLPWELGIAEAQQTLLINNLRNRIVVECDGQLKTGRDVAIAALLGAEEFGFSTAPLVASGCIMMRACHLNTCPVGIATQDPELRKKFKGTPEDVINFMYFIAQELRQIMADLGFRSINEMVGQSQKLDMNRAIEHYKAQGLDLSNILYKPKIDEDMPLYNTENQDHNLENVLDFEILKQAHPAIYRKEKMSLDFPISNINRTTGAILSNEISKIHGAKGLPNGTLTLNFTGSGGQSFGAFATKGLTMNIDGNSNDYLGKGLSGATLSVRKPKEASFKSNENVIIGNVALYGATDGEAYINGIGGERFCVRNSGAKAVIEGIGDHGCEYMTGGVAVILGTIGRNFAAGMSGGIAYIYNPDNSLDNNNFNMEMIGLEDPSEENKEELKELISNHYQYTESDVAREILENWKESSGKFIKVMPTEFKKALQKMEEEKMEQEQKELKTA, from the coding sequence ATGAAATTAAAAAAACAGGGGCTCTATTCACCCGAATTTGAGCATGATAATTGTGGAGCAGGATTTATATGTAATCTAAAAGGCAAACGAACAAACGATATTATTCACAAGGCCTTAGATATTCTCATTCGGCTGGAACATAGAGGCGCAGTTAGCGCAGATGGAAAGACTGGTGACGGTGCCGGTATTTTGATAGAAATTCCTCACGATTTTTTTAAAAAAACCTGTGAATTTAAATTACCAGACTTTAAAGAATATGCGGTTGGAATGGTTTTTCTTCCGCAGTCCAAAAATCAGCAAAAAATTTGCCGTGAGATCTTTGAAGAAGAAATCATTGGGCAGGGGCTAAATCTTATTGGCTGGCGTGAAGTGCCTGTAAACAGAGCCTGCCTTGGAAGCATTGCTTCACTCTCTGAACCTAATGCGCAACAGGTCTTTATCGGAAAAGGAGACGATGTTTCTGCTGAAAGTTTTAATGCAAAACTATTTGCAGCCAGAAAGATCGCTGAACATAGAATAGAAAAATCAGAACTTTCTGAATCAGAATATTTTTACCTGCCAAGTTTATCAACCAACACCATTATATACAAAGGTTTGTTGATGCCGCAAGACATAAACGTTTACTATCGCGATCTAAACGAACCAGATGTAGTTACCAAATTGGCACTGGTTCACCAACGTTTCTCCACGAATACTTTCCCAACCTGGGATTTAGCACAACCCTTCCGCTATATGTGCCATAATGGAGAAATAAATACGCTTCGCGGAAATCTTAGTCGAATGAAAGCCCGGGAAGAGCTTTTTGAAAGTGAGAAATTTGGAGAGGATTTAAAAGAAATTATCCCTATTGTTCCCGAAGGAAAATCAGATTCAGCTTCTATGGATATGGTTCTGGAATTGCTTTTACAAACCGGCCGATCTCTACCTGAAGCAATTATGATGATGGTACCTGAAGCCTGGGAGAAAAATCCTTCCATGCAAGATGAGAAAAAAGCATTTTACGAATATAATTCCTGTATTATGGAGCCCTGGGATGGGCCCGCTTCCATTCCATTTACCGATGGAAATTATATTGGTGCACTTTTAGACCGAAATGGTCTTAGACCTTCCCGCTATACCTTAACCAAAGATGGTTATGTAATTATGTCTTCAGAAACCGGGGTATTGGAAATTCAACCCGAAAATGTTGAGCGACACGGAAGGTTAGAGCCGGGAAGAATGTTTTTGGTAGATATGAACGAAGGCCGAATTATCGAAGATAAAGAAGTTAAACAAAAAATAATTTCAGAAAGACCTTATCGCAAGTGGCTTGATGAAAACCTACTAAACCTATCTGAAGTTCCATACACCGGCAACAAAACGCCGGTTGAAAATATTGATATAAATACCCGGCAAAAATTATTCGGTTATACACAGGAAGACATTAAAACCATAATCACCCCAATGGCCACGCAAGGGAAAGAGGCAATTGGTTCTATGGGCGCCGATATTCCACTGGCGGTACTTTCAGATAAATCGCAGCTATTATTCAACTATTTCAAACAATTATTTGCGCAGGTAACCAACCCGCCTTTAGACGGAATTAGAGAAGAGATCGTTACCGATATTAGCCTTTCTATTGGGGAAGACCGAAACTTATTCGATATTATTCCGGAGCAATCCAAGAAATTGAGAATTCAAAATCCCGTTATTTCTAACGAAGATCTAGATAAAATAAAATATATAGAGCATCCAGATTTCAAGACTGCTTCTATTTCAATTTTATACGAAGTCGAAAAAGGCCTTAACGGACTTGAAGCACGTTTAGATGAAATTATTTATGAAATTAATGATGCCGTAGACGATGGTTGTAATGTAATTATTCTTACCGACCGAAATTCAGATTCTAAATTAGCGCCAATTCCTTCGCTTTTGGCTTGTTCATTTGTGCACCATCGCGTGAAGAAATACAACCGAAGATCTTCCTTCGGAATTGTTATCGAATCAGCAGAACCAAGAGAACCGCATCATTTTGCATTATTATTCGGTTATGGTGCCAGCGCGATTAACCCATATATGGTTAACGAAATTATTTACAACCTGGTTGAAGAAAAAGAAATTGAGGTTGAAGATCCTGAAGTTGCCGTTGAGAATTTTAATGTTGCCATTGGAAAAGGGATTGTGAAGATTATGAACAAAATTGGTATTTCTACTCTTCACTCCTATCGTGGTGCTCAAATTTTTGAGATCCTGGGATTAAACCAGAAATTCGTAGATAAATATTTCACCAATACGCCAACCCGAATTGAAGGTATTGGATTGTATGAAATAGAAAAAGAAATTCAAAAACGTTTTGACAACGCCTTTGCGCCTAAGAAAACAGATACCGATCTTGACCTGGAAATTGGTGGAGACTACCGCTGGAGAAGAACAGGAGAAAGACATATGTTCAACCCGGCCAGCGTTGCAAAACTGCAACAAGCGGTAAAACAAAACAGCACTAAAGCTTACGAAGAATATTCAAAATTAATAAACGACCAAAGTGAACGTTTAATGACGCTTCGCGGAATGTTTAAATTCCGTGATTTAAATCCTATTCCGGTTGAGGAGGTTGAGCCCTGGACAGAGATCGTAAAACGATTTAAAACCGGAGCTATGTCTTTTGGCTCTATAAGTAAAGAAGCTCACGAGAACCTTGCAGTTGCAATGAACCGTATGCAGGGAAAAAGCAACTCGGGAGAAGGCGGTGAAGACCCACAGCGTTTTCATAAAGATCTTGATGGAAATTGGAGAAATTCTGCCATTAAGCAGGTAGCTTCGGGAAGATTTGGAGTTTCTATTAATTATTTAAGCAATGCGAAAGAGATTCAAATTAAAATGGCCCAGGGTGCAAAACCCGGGGAAGGTGGGCAATTACCAGGACCAAAAGTAAATCCCGATATTGCTAAAACCAGAAATTCCACTCCTTATGTAGGATTAATTTCACCACCGCCACACCACGATATTTATTCAATTGAAGATCTAGCGCAGCTGATCTTCGACCTTAAAAACGCGAATCGCGAAGCCAGGATCAATGTAAAACTGGTTTCTAAAGTTGGCGTGGGAACTATTGCCGCCGGGGTAGCAAAAGCAAAAGCTGATGTGGTTTTAATTTCAGGTTATGATGGCGGTACGGGAGCTTCTCCCCTAACTTCCCTGCGCCACGCAGGTTTGCCCTGGGAACTAGGAATTGCTGAAGCACAACAAACACTGCTTATCAATAATCTTAGAAATAGAATTGTTGTAGAATGTGACGGCCAGTTAAAAACCGGTCGGGATGTGGCTATCGCCGCGTTGCTGGGAGCTGAAGAATTTGGTTTTTCCACCGCTCCACTTGTAGCTTCTGGCTGTATTATGATGCGCGCCTGCCATTTAAATACCTGTCCCGTGGGAATTGCTACGCAAGATCCTGAACTTAGAAAGAAATTTAAAGGTACTCCTGAAGATGTGATCAACTTTATGTATTTCATCGCCCAGGAATTAAGACAAATAATGGCCGATCTTGGCTTTAGAAGTATCAACGAAATGGTGGGTCAAAGCCAGAAGTTAGATATGAACCGCGCAATTGAACATTATAAAGCACAGGGATTAGATCTTTCTAATATTTTGTATAAGCCGAAAATCGATGAAGATATGCCGCTATACAATACCGAAAACCAGGATCACAACCTGGAAAATGTATTGGATTTTGAAATTTTAAAACAAGCGCATCCAGCTATTTACCGAAAAGAAAAAATGAGCCTGGATTTCCCAATCAGCAATATCAACCGTACAACGGGTGCTATTTTAAGTAATGAAATTTCAAAGATTCACGGCGCAAAAGGTTTGCCTAATGGTACGCTTACTTTAAATTTCACAGGTTCCGGCGGACAAAGTTTTGGAGCATTTGCAACTAAAGGCCTTACGATGAATATTGATGGAAATTCTAACGATTATTTAGGGAAAGGTCTTTCGGGAGCAACTTTAAGTGTTAGAAAACCAAAAGAAGCTTCCTTTAAATCTAATGAAAATGTGATCATTGGGAATGTAGCGCTTTATGGCGCTACAGATGGAGAAGCGTATATCAATGGAATTGGCGGGGAACGTTTCTGCGTAAGAAACTCCGGCGCAAAAGCAGTTATTGAAGGAATTGGCGATCACGGTTGTGAATATATGACCGGTGGAGTTGCTGTAATTTTAGGAACTATTGGAAGAAATTTCGCTGCCGGAATGAGTGGAGGAATCGCCTATATTTATAATCCAGATAACAGCCTGGACAATAATAATTTCAATATGGAAATGATTGGTTTAGAAGATCCTTCCGAAGAAAATAAAGAAGAACTTAAAGAACTTATTTCAAATCACTACCAGTATACCGAAAGTGATGTGGCCAGGGAAATTCTTGAAAATTGGAAAGAGAGTTCTGGCAAATTCATAAAAGTAATGCCTACAGAATTCAAAAAGGCTTTACAGAAAATGGAAGAAGAGAAAATGGAACAAGAACAAAAAGAACTCAAAACAGCATAA
- a CDS encoding glutamate synthase subunit beta, whose protein sequence is MGKIRGFMEYDRKVEETVAVEKRVKDYKEFTKEMSPEELGVQGARCMDCGIPFCHSGCPVGNLIPDFNHAVYKNDWKKALKILHGTNNFPEFTGRLCPAPCESACVLGITDPPVAIELIEKYIVERGFKEGWITPQPPKSRTGKTAAVVGSGPAGLAAAQQLNRAGHEVTVFERDNKVGGLLRYGIPDFKMEKHVIDRRVDVMKEEGITFKTGVHVGENYEAEKLKEFDAVVLCGGATKRRHLPIEGAEGGGVMQAMDFLKNNNEVVDGLKEQTEEYSAKGKNVIVIGGGDTGSDCVGTSNRHGAKSVTNFEIMPVPGEHRDKENPWPYWPFTLKTTSSHEEGVERNWSINTKEFIRDKEGNLKALKTVNIEWVKGKNGRPQLKEVEGSEKEWPCELVLLALGFTGPEKTLSEQLGLELDSRTNIKGDDGYQTNIPNIFTAGDMRRGQSLIVWAISEGREAAYHVDKYLMGKSMLPRKGEGDLPAA, encoded by the coding sequence ATGGGTAAGATAAGAGGTTTTATGGAATACGACCGTAAGGTTGAAGAGACAGTAGCTGTAGAGAAACGAGTTAAAGATTACAAAGAATTCACGAAAGAAATGTCTCCCGAAGAACTTGGCGTTCAGGGAGCAAGATGTATGGATTGCGGAATTCCGTTTTGCCATAGCGGTTGCCCGGTTGGAAATTTAATTCCGGATTTTAACCACGCGGTTTATAAAAACGACTGGAAAAAAGCGCTCAAAATTCTACACGGAACAAATAACTTCCCTGAATTTACCGGAAGATTGTGCCCCGCGCCTTGCGAATCTGCTTGTGTATTGGGTATTACAGATCCGCCGGTAGCGATTGAACTTATTGAAAAATACATTGTTGAACGCGGATTTAAAGAAGGATGGATCACTCCACAACCTCCAAAATCCAGAACCGGAAAAACCGCAGCTGTAGTAGGTTCTGGCCCAGCAGGTCTTGCAGCGGCACAACAGCTTAACCGTGCTGGTCACGAGGTTACCGTATTTGAACGCGACAATAAAGTTGGCGGATTATTACGCTACGGAATTCCCGATTTTAAAATGGAAAAACATGTAATTGACCGTAGGGTTGATGTTATGAAAGAAGAAGGAATTACATTTAAAACCGGAGTACACGTAGGTGAAAATTATGAAGCCGAAAAACTGAAGGAATTTGATGCTGTAGTACTTTGCGGTGGCGCTACCAAACGCCGTCATTTACCAATTGAAGGTGCCGAAGGCGGTGGTGTTATGCAGGCGATGGATTTTCTAAAAAATAATAATGAAGTTGTAGACGGTTTAAAAGAGCAAACCGAAGAATATTCGGCTAAAGGCAAAAATGTGATTGTAATTGGTGGTGGTGACACAGGTTCTGACTGTGTTGGAACTTCTAATCGACATGGAGCAAAATCGGTTACCAATTTTGAGATCATGCCGGTTCCGGGAGAACATAGAGATAAAGAAAATCCCTGGCCGTATTGGCCGTTCACCTTAAAAACTACTTCTTCTCACGAAGAAGGTGTAGAGCGTAACTGGAGTATTAATACCAAAGAGTTTATTCGGGATAAAGAGGGCAATTTAAAAGCTTTAAAAACCGTAAATATAGAATGGGTAAAAGGTAAAAATGGAAGACCACAACTTAAAGAAGTTGAAGGCTCAGAAAAAGAGTGGCCTTGTGAGCTGGTACTTTTAGCTTTAGGATTTACCGGACCTGAAAAAACATTAAGCGAGCAATTAGGCCTTGAACTGGATAGCAGAACAAATATTAAAGGAGATGATGGCTACCAAACCAACATACCAAATATCTTTACTGCCGGAGATATGCGCCGCGGACAATCCTTAATTGTCTGGGCAATTTCTGAAGGCCGTGAAGCCGCTTATCACGTAGACAAATACTTAATGGGAAAATCTATGTTGCCAAGAAAAGGAGAAGGCGACCTTCCCGCTGCTTAA